Below is a window of Dietzia timorensis DNA.
TGGTTCCGGGGTGTCGGGGCTCGTCGCCTCGCACGTTCTCTCGCGCCACGACGAGGTCACGTTGTTCGAGGCAGACCCCCGCCTCGGCGGCCACGCCCATACCCACGACGTCGATGTCGGCGGAAAGACGATCGCGGTCGACTCCGGTTTTATCGTGCACAACAGGCGCACCTACCCCACGCTGATCAGGCTGTTCGATGAGCTGGGTGTCGCCACCATCGACAGCGAAATGTCGTTGTCGATCCGCGACGACGAACTCGGGGTCGAATACTGCGGGGGTACCGGCGTCGCAGGGATGCTTCCGAACCGCGCTGCGCTGCGCCCAAGGCACGTGAAAATGCTTGCGGACGTGCCTCGTTTCCACCGAGCCGCGCGCAAGCAGCTCGCCCGGGCGGATGCCACGTCCGACGTCATAAATTCACCCGAGACGCTGGGCGAATTCCTCGACCGCCACAGATTCGGGCAGCACTTTCGGCGCACGTTCGTGATCCCGCTCGTGGCTGCGGTGTGGTCGACCGAACCCGGCAAGGCGCTGGAGTATCCGGCCGAGTTCCTGTTCCGATTCCTCGATAACCACGGCATGCTCACGGTGCTGGGCTCGCCGCAGTGGCGGACCGTCGCCGGTGGCTCGCGCAACTATGTGGACTCAGTTGCCGCAGGAATCGCGCATGTCCGCACCGGTGAGCCGGTGCATGAGGTAATGCCCGGCAGAGGCGGCGTGCGGGTCGACACCGCCGCAGGCGGGGACACTTTCGACGCGGTCGTCGTGGCGACCCATTCCGACCAGGCCCTTCGCATGCTTGGTGCTCCCACGCCGGCGCAGACGGAGATACTTTCGGCGCTGCCGTACCAGCGCAACGAGATGATCATGCACACCGATACCTCGATTCTTCCGCGCGCACCGAGGGCGCGGGCGGCGTGGAACCATCTGAGTTCGGCGCCGCTCCGAATCACTTCCGAAGGCGAAGGCCCCCAGCAGGAAGTGATCACCTACGACATGAACCGCTTACAGCACCTCCCCGTACCGGGGGAGACCCGGATTCTCGTCACCCTCAACGGGCGAGAGCTGGTCGACCCGGAAAAGATCCTCCGCAGCGCCGAATACGCGCACCCGCTCTACACGCCCGAATCCGTCGCAGCGCGCGCCCGGCTCGCCGAGATCGATTCCGACCGTGTGGTGTTCGCCGGCGCGTACCACGGCTGGGGCTTTCATGAGGATGGCGCCGCATCGGGATTGCGGGCGGCCGAGAAGCTCGGCGGGCGGTGGAGCTGATGCCAGGCCGTTCGTTACGCCTTGACTCCGTGACGGTAGAAGGGGCCAGCTCCGCCGGCAGCGGTAACGCACGTCCCGGCGCCACATCCGGTCCGGCTCCGCTCGCGCTGTATGAGACCTCGGTGCGCCATTCGCGCAGCGGCCCGATTCGGCACGACGTGTATGCCCGGTCGTACTGGTGGCTCGTCGACGTGGACCAGCTGCAGGTCGACGGGCGCGGAGTTGCAGGGTTGCCCGGATTTCCCGCCTGGACGACGCGGCTGGCGAGCATCCGCCCGGCCGATCTCGACATCGGTAGTGTGCCGTCCTTCGGGGCCGCCCTGCGCCGAAAGGTCGCCGAACTCGCCGCCCGCGAAAATTCGCAGTGGGACCGCACCCTCGACGTCGAAGGCCCGGCGCTGCTCGCCTGCACCGGCCGTGTCGCCGGAGCCGGCTTCGATCCGCTGTCGGTGGTGTGGCTGCATTCCGCGTCGGGGGAGCCGGTCGCGGTGCTCGCCGTCGTCCGCAATACCTACGGCGGGCTCCACCACTACCTGCTGCGGCCGGACGCCCGCGGGCGGGCCGAGGTACCGAAGAGCTTTATGGTGTCTCCGTTCCATGACGGCGAAGGCCGATACGTTCTCGACGTCCCGCCCCCGGGCGACGAGCTGTACGTGGGCATTCGCCTGGAGCGCGAGGGCGAGCCGGATTTTCTCGCATCGGTCTCCGGAACGAAGCAAGCGGCCACGCCCAAGACATTGATCGGGTTGGCGCTCCGTCGCCCGATCGAACCGGTCGCGGTGTCGGCGAAGATCCGCGCTCACGGTGTCTACTTGTGGGCGCGAGGCCTCCGAGTCCATCCCGTTCCCGAGTCCGATACCTCCGCGGGGCGAGAAGCCCCGGGTGTGCCTCCCGCGCCCCGCGGGCCGGTGACCGCGATGTTCGCGCTCGGCACGAGGTGGATCCTCGCGGCGGTGGCCGGGGGAATGTCGGTACGAATCGAGTACCCCGACGGCAGGGTTCTGGGAGCGGGCCGGCACTCACCGAACGCTCCTCGCATGATCATCCATCGCCCGAGCGAATTCCATTCCCGAGTCGGTCGCTACGCATCCATCGGCCTCGGCGAATCATATATGGCCGGCGAGTGGACGTCCCCGGATATGCCCGCGCTGCTCGCCGAGTTCGCCGATCGCCAGGCGACCCTCGTGCCTCGCCCACTACGGATGTTGCGCGGACTCTACATCCCGCGCCCGCCGCAGGCGACCGGCGGAGACAAGGCGAACGCCCGGCGCAACATCTCCTCTCATTACGATCTGTCCAACGCCTTCTTCGCCCTGTTCCTCGACGAGACGATGACCTATTCGTCGGCGTTATTTCCCGCCGTTCCCAGGCGCCGCGGACGGCTCGGCGAGGACGGCGGTCCGACGTCACACGAGGTAGGTACACCCACCTTTGCCGAGCTCGCCCCCGCCCAGGAGGCCAAGATCGATGCGCTTCTCGACGCGGCGGGGGTGCGTGCGGGCACCAGGCTGCTCGAGATCGGAACCGGGTGGGGCGAGCTGTGCCTGCGCGCGGCCCGCCGCGGGGCGCAGGTCGTGTCGGTCACGCTGTCCGAGGCGCAACGCGAACTCGCGCAACGGCGGGCCGACGACGCTGGTCTGGGCGAGAACGTCGCGGTGCAACTGTGCGACTACCGCGATGTCGAAGGCGAGTTCGACGCGGTGATCAGCGTGGAGATGATCGAGGCCGTGGGCCTGGAATACCTGGGCGAATATTTCGCGGCCATCGATCGCGTGCTCGCGCCCGGCGGAAAGGCCGCGCTGCAGGCCATTCTCATGGACGACGAGCGCGTGCGCACCACGCGCAACAACTACACGTGGATGCACAAATACATTTTCCCCGGCGGGCGGATTCCGTCCATCGAGGCGATCGAGGGTGCGCTGAACCAAACGCGGCTACGGCTGGGCGCGCGGACTCACTTCGGCATCCACTACGCCGAAACCCTGCGGCTGTGGGAGGACCGCTTCACCGCCCGCGCCGGCGAGGTTCGTGCGCTCGGCTTCGACGACACATTCGTCCGCATGTGGCGGTTCTACCTGCAGTATTGCGAAGCGGGATTCCGGTCGGGATACCTCGATGTCGCGCAGCTCGTCGTGGAGCGAGACCGGTGAGCGCGGGCGAGCCCGTCGCCGGGGCGATCGTCCGCGCGATCGGTCCGCTGATCGGCGGCGACCTTCCGGTGCGGTTGGAATGTTGGGACGGCTCGGTGGCCGGACCGGCCGACGCTCCCCGTGTCCGCCTCACGTCGCCGGACGCCCTGCGCCGGCAACTGTGGGCCCCGGGCGAATTGGGCGCCGCCCAGGCCTATGTCGCCGGCGAGATCGACGTGCCCGGTGACCTCGCCGAAGGCATGAACCACCTGTGGTCCGTGATCCGCTCGCGCGCGCTGGCCGGGACGCGGCCGGGGCCGAAGGCGGTGGCCCGCCTCGCGCGGCTCGCGGTCGCCCTCGGTGCGGTTGGCCCGCCCCCGCCGCGCCCGGCCACGCAGTCCAACGTTCGTGGCCGGCTGCATTCGCTGCGGCGGGACCGGGACGTGATCAGCCACCACTACGATCTGCCCACCGACTTCTACGCCCAGATTCTCGACCCGTCGATGGCCTACTCGTGTGGCTGGTTTCCCGCAGGCCCGCCCGAGCCGGAGGCGAATCCGGACGACACCCTGGCGACCGCGCAGCACGCGAAGTTCGAGCTGGTCTGTGAGGAATTGCGGCTGGGGTCCGGCGATCGGCTGCTCGATATCGGCTGCGGCTGGGGGTCGATGGCGATCCACGCCGCAGCCACCCGCGGCGTGCACGTCACGGCGGTGACGATCTCCCGCGAGCAGCAACGCTTCGCCCGCGATCGCGCCGTCGCAGAGGGCGTAGGCGATCTCGTCGACGTCCGCCTGCAGGACTACCGCGAACTCTCAGCGCGCGATGATTCCTGGGATGCCGTGGTGTCGCTGGAAATGGGTGAGCACGTCGGGGACTCCCGGTACCCCGAGTACGCGCGGGTACTCCACCGCTGCGTTCGCCCGGGAGGCCGGGTGCTCGTGCAACAGATGTCCCGCTCCGGTCGCCACCCGGGCGGCGGCCCGTTCATCGAGTCGTTTATCGCGCCGGACATGTCGATGCGTCCGCCCGGCGTCACTCTCGATCTGCTCACCGCCCCCGGGCTCGAACTGATCGGGGCGCGCGCGATGCGCGAACACTACGCGTGGACCGCCGAGCAATGGCGCCGCCGGTTCCTCGCGCACCGCGAGCGAATCGTCGAGGGCTGGGGCGAGGAGACCGCGCGGGTCTGGGATCTATACCTCACGGGAGGCACCCGCTCCTTCGCCGAAGGGCGCATGGGTGTGGAGCAATTCGTCCTGCGCCGACCGGAAGGGACGTATGCCCTATGACGTCGTACGCCACATTCGCCACGGCGTCGGCGATCTGTCTCGTGGCGTTGCTGCTGCTCCAGTTGGGCACGTACGTCGTGGGCCGCCGAATCGGCAGATTCAACATCGTCGACGTCACCTGGGGCGCGGGATTTGCGGTCGTCGCGCTCGTGGTGGTCGCGCTGCGCGGTGCCGGTCTTGGGGGTGAGGTAGGTCTCGACTGGCATGTCCTCGCGATCGCCGCAGCCGCGATCGTCTGGGGCGCGCGGCTGTCGGTACACGTCGGCCACAAGACCGCCGGAAAGGGCGAGGACCCCCGGTACGTGGAGATGCTCGAACGCAGCGGAGGGTACGACCCGCAGGGCAACCCCCGCGCGTCGGTGATTCTGCGGAAGGTTTTCGTCCTGCAGGGTGCGATCCAGTGGGTGGTGTCGCTACCGCTCCAGGCGCTCGTCGTCAGCGAGGCCCCGGCCGGCGCCTTCGCTGTTCTCGCCCTCGTGGGATTGGGCATCTGGCTTCTCGGTTTCGTATTCGAGGCCGTCGGCGACGCCCAGCTCGCGGCGTTCAAGAACGATCCGAACCGCGGACGAATCATGGCCCGTGGGCTGTGGTCGTGGACTCGGCACCCGAATTACTTCGGCGACGCCTGCGTGTGGTGGGGGATCTGGCTGGCCGCGTCCGCCGCGGGGCCGGCGGCATGGACCTTCGTCGCTCCCATGCTCATGACCTTCCTGCTCGTGTGGGGCTCGGGCGCGCGCTTGCTGGAAAAGACGATGTCGCAGCGGCCCGGTTGGGATGCCTACGCCCGGCGGGTGTCCTTTTTCCTCCCGCGTCCGCCGAAGCGCGAGGGCTGAGCTCCCGCGCGGCGCCCTACCGCGTTCCGGGGCGCCCTACCGTGTCGCGCGGCTGTCGTGTCCGCTGCCGCCGTCGTCTTCCCCTTCGTCTGCGTCGTCGTCATCGCCGTCGGACATGAGTACGCCGGTCGTGACGTAGAAGATCGGGACCAGGAGGAAGACGAGCCAGGCCTGCTCGACCCCGACGGCGCGCAGTCCGAAGAACGCGAGCAGCATGAGAATGGGGAAAATTCCCATGAGGATGGTGAGCACTTTGTTCCACGCGGTGCGAGCCTCGTTGTCGCCGGACCGCGCAGGCTCACCGCTGTTCTCGCTATCCACCGTTGCCGGTGCCCGGGAAGAGCGCTCCGCGCCGGATGCGGCCTGCGACGTCAGGAATCCGTTGAGGGAACCGCCGGGCAGATCGAAGAACAGGGGCTGGAGCTCGGCAAGAGTCTTGGCCTGCCACACCGCTCCGGTGCGGTCTTCGAACTCCGACTGTTCGAGGCGGCCGGCGGCGAAGTGCTCGGCGAGATCGTCGGCCGCGTTCTGGCGCTCCTCGTGGCCGATGCGCACGCCATCACCGGGGGCCGGTCCGTTCCTCGCAGAGGGGCCGTTTGTCTCAGGGGGGTCGTTCGCCTCGTGGCCTTCATTCGGCATGTGCACAACGATAGTCGGAAAAGTCCGACGTCACGCGCGTTCTGGAGACAATCGAACCGGAGTGGGCCCGGTGCATGTAGGGGTGTCGCCGCGCCCCGGAGGCGTCTTCCCATCGACCAAGTAGACAGGTCTGTCTATCATGGATAATCTACTAGACGTCCCACGGGTCGGTTCGAGCGTGTGCTCTGACCGGTGACTGCACGAGGCCGCATCCATTCGGCGCCTGCCCGCGCCGCGGCCGGAAGCAACTAAAAGGAGTTCGCCCACCATGACCGCCACTGATACCTCCCAGTCGCGCAAGCGCCCTGCCCGCGCTCCCAAGCCGCAGGGGCAGTGGAAGGTCGACGGCAAGGATCCGCTCAACCCGAACGAGGTATTCAAGAAGGAAGACGACGCGCTCAACGTGCGCGATCGCATCCTCGAGAAGTACTCCAAGGAGGGCTTCGACTCGATCCCGCCGACGGACCTCACGGGCCGGTTCCGCTGGATGGGCCTGTACACCCAGCGCAAGCAGGGCCTCGGTGGGCGAGCCACCTCGGATCTCTCCGATGAGGAACTCTCGGACGAATACTTCATGATGCGCGTCCGCGTCGACGGTAAGGAGGTCTCCACCGACGCGCTGCGCGTACTCGGCGGAATCTCCAACGACTTCGCCCGCGGTTCGGCGGATATCACCGACCGGCAGAACATCCAGTACCACTGGGTCGATATCAAGAACGTGCCCGAAATCTGGCAGCGCCTCGAGTCCGTCGGTTTCGAGACGATGGAGGCGTGCGGCGACTGCCCCCGCGCGTTCCTCAATAGCCCGGTCGCCGGTGTGGCGGCGGACGAGATCATCGATCCGACCCCATACCTGCAGCAGATGCACGACCGCATCATCGGTAACCCGGAGTTCTCGAACCTGCCGCGCAAGTTCAAGACCGCCGCCACGGGGCACCCGAGCCTCGACGTTGTGCACGAGATCAACGACGTGTCCTTCGTGGGCGTCGAGCACCCGGAGCTCGGCGCCGGCTTCGACCTGTGGGTCGGTGGCGGTTTGTCGACGGTTCCGCACTTCGCCAAGCGTCTCGGCGTGTTCGTCCCGCCCGAGCGCGCCGCTGATGTCTATGAGGGCGTCGTCTCGATCTTCCGCGATTACGGCTATCGCCGGCTGCGCAACAAGGCCCGCCTCAAGTTCCTCGTCAAGGACTGGGGCGCAGAGAAGTTCCGCGAGGTCCTCGAAACCGAGTACCTCGATTCGCCGCTTCCCGATGGCCCGGCGCCGGAATACTCGGGGCAGCGCGGAGACCACTCGGGCGTCCACGACCAGAAGGACGGCCGCAAGTACGTGGGCGCCACCGCGGTGGTCGGGCGCATCTCGGGCGACA
It encodes the following:
- a CDS encoding NAD(P)/FAD-dependent oxidoreductase is translated as MPDLFPSADYARARPPRRIAVIGSGVSGLVASHVLSRHDEVTLFEADPRLGGHAHTHDVDVGGKTIAVDSGFIVHNRRTYPTLIRLFDELGVATIDSEMSLSIRDDELGVEYCGGTGVAGMLPNRAALRPRHVKMLADVPRFHRAARKQLARADATSDVINSPETLGEFLDRHRFGQHFRRTFVIPLVAAVWSTEPGKALEYPAEFLFRFLDNHGMLTVLGSPQWRTVAGGSRNYVDSVAAGIAHVRTGEPVHEVMPGRGGVRVDTAAGGDTFDAVVVATHSDQALRMLGAPTPAQTEILSALPYQRNEMIMHTDTSILPRAPRARAAWNHLSSAPLRITSEGEGPQQEVITYDMNRLQHLPVPGETRILVTLNGRELVDPEKILRSAEYAHPLYTPESVAARARLAEIDSDRVVFAGAYHGWGFHEDGAASGLRAAEKLGGRWS
- a CDS encoding DUF1365 family protein — translated: MTVEGASSAGSGNARPGATSGPAPLALYETSVRHSRSGPIRHDVYARSYWWLVDVDQLQVDGRGVAGLPGFPAWTTRLASIRPADLDIGSVPSFGAALRRKVAELAARENSQWDRTLDVEGPALLACTGRVAGAGFDPLSVVWLHSASGEPVAVLAVVRNTYGGLHHYLLRPDARGRAEVPKSFMVSPFHDGEGRYVLDVPPPGDELYVGIRLEREGEPDFLASVSGTKQAATPKTLIGLALRRPIEPVAVSAKIRAHGVYLWARGLRVHPVPESDTSAGREAPGVPPAPRGPVTAMFALGTRWILAAVAGGMSVRIEYPDGRVLGAGRHSPNAPRMIIHRPSEFHSRVGRYASIGLGESYMAGEWTSPDMPALLAEFADRQATLVPRPLRMLRGLYIPRPPQATGGDKANARRNISSHYDLSNAFFALFLDETMTYSSALFPAVPRRRGRLGEDGGPTSHEVGTPTFAELAPAQEAKIDALLDAAGVRAGTRLLEIGTGWGELCLRAARRGAQVVSVTLSEAQRELAQRRADDAGLGENVAVQLCDYRDVEGEFDAVISVEMIEAVGLEYLGEYFAAIDRVLAPGGKAALQAILMDDERVRTTRNNYTWMHKYIFPGGRIPSIEAIEGALNQTRLRLGARTHFGIHYAETLRLWEDRFTARAGEVRALGFDDTFVRMWRFYLQYCEAGFRSGYLDVAQLVVERDR
- a CDS encoding SAM-dependent methyltransferase — protein: MSAGEPVAGAIVRAIGPLIGGDLPVRLECWDGSVAGPADAPRVRLTSPDALRRQLWAPGELGAAQAYVAGEIDVPGDLAEGMNHLWSVIRSRALAGTRPGPKAVARLARLAVALGAVGPPPPRPATQSNVRGRLHSLRRDRDVISHHYDLPTDFYAQILDPSMAYSCGWFPAGPPEPEANPDDTLATAQHAKFELVCEELRLGSGDRLLDIGCGWGSMAIHAAATRGVHVTAVTISREQQRFARDRAVAEGVGDLVDVRLQDYRELSARDDSWDAVVSLEMGEHVGDSRYPEYARVLHRCVRPGGRVLVQQMSRSGRHPGGGPFIESFIAPDMSMRPPGVTLDLLTAPGLELIGARAMREHYAWTAEQWRRRFLAHRERIVEGWGEETARVWDLYLTGGTRSFAEGRMGVEQFVLRRPEGTYAL
- a CDS encoding DUF1295 domain-containing protein — protein: MTSYATFATASAICLVALLLLQLGTYVVGRRIGRFNIVDVTWGAGFAVVALVVVALRGAGLGGEVGLDWHVLAIAAAAIVWGARLSVHVGHKTAGKGEDPRYVEMLERSGGYDPQGNPRASVILRKVFVLQGAIQWVVSLPLQALVVSEAPAGAFAVLALVGLGIWLLGFVFEAVGDAQLAAFKNDPNRGRIMARGLWSWTRHPNYFGDACVWWGIWLAASAAGPAAWTFVAPMLMTFLLVWGSGARLLEKTMSQRPGWDAYARRVSFFLPRPPKREG
- a CDS encoding DUF1707 SHOCT-like domain-containing protein, with translation MPNEGHEANDPPETNGPSARNGPAPGDGVRIGHEERQNAADDLAEHFAAGRLEQSEFEDRTGAVWQAKTLAELQPLFFDLPGGSLNGFLTSQAASGAERSSRAPATVDSENSGEPARSGDNEARTAWNKVLTILMGIFPILMLLAFFGLRAVGVEQAWLVFLLVPIFYVTTGVLMSDGDDDDADEGEDDGGSGHDSRATR
- a CDS encoding nitrite/sulfite reductase, whose protein sequence is MTATDTSQSRKRPARAPKPQGQWKVDGKDPLNPNEVFKKEDDALNVRDRILEKYSKEGFDSIPPTDLTGRFRWMGLYTQRKQGLGGRATSDLSDEELSDEYFMMRVRVDGKEVSTDALRVLGGISNDFARGSADITDRQNIQYHWVDIKNVPEIWQRLESVGFETMEACGDCPRAFLNSPVAGVAADEIIDPTPYLQQMHDRIIGNPEFSNLPRKFKTAATGHPSLDVVHEINDVSFVGVEHPELGAGFDLWVGGGLSTVPHFAKRLGVFVPPERAADVYEGVVSIFRDYGYRRLRNKARLKFLVKDWGAEKFREVLETEYLDSPLPDGPAPEYSGQRGDHSGVHDQKDGRKYVGATAVVGRISGDILNQVADLAEAAGSKRVKFTPHQKIVFLDVIPEKVDELVEGLYALGIQVYPGPFTRVGMACTGIEYCKLSFVETKEKARTVLSELDQRFAGETIDPPISVHLNGCPNSCARIQTADIGLKGQLIEGDTPGFQVHLGGSLAGAEVAEGELGQSVRGFKVSSDDLTDYLEGLVRNFLADRGEGETFAEWSRRAEEEKLK